The Paenibacillus sophorae genome has a segment encoding these proteins:
- a CDS encoding Ig-like domain-containing protein encodes MKNYSNYHGKKIDKLRDNAQRLIQSSIMDSLDSQDVLVNGENKRLIINDKYSASQQLKYMIGETIDSLYYGDVVELQNGENWIICSYETENQFYKKWIATLCNFNLKWIDENGIIQSYLSVLTSTRSSNGIEEDNIMTLPIGRRHVIVQLNEHTKKLDRGRRFIIGGEAFKVVDIDHMSVKGLVNLSLQSSGDLNPAKDNLELEIADYYGNVANYKIEILNGYFSTISEDQSLQLNVAVTNNNIPILSPTLFYTSSDESIAEVNPQGVIVPKTNGTVTIRASFKDVSSEIEISVTESTAYSYTCEIIGSSEIKIGRTQTYTAKFYRNGVEYPDESRFSLSADDGVSDTNFATISTQDNSAHICSILAGDNIGYFWLHVKNQNGLSESKIRIKIKPLY; translated from the coding sequence CATCTATAATGGACAGCTTAGATTCCCAAGACGTACTCGTTAATGGTGAAAATAAGCGACTAATAATAAATGATAAGTATTCTGCTTCTCAACAACTAAAATATATGATAGGTGAAACTATTGATTCACTTTATTATGGTGATGTTGTTGAACTACAGAATGGTGAAAATTGGATAATATGCAGTTATGAAACTGAAAATCAATTCTATAAAAAATGGATAGCTACTTTGTGCAACTTCAATTTAAAATGGATAGATGAAAATGGCATAATTCAATCTTATCTATCTGTACTAACAAGCACTAGATCGAGTAATGGTATTGAAGAAGATAATATTATGACACTTCCTATTGGACGTAGACATGTCATTGTTCAGTTGAATGAGCATACCAAAAAGCTAGACAGAGGAAGACGATTTATCATTGGCGGAGAAGCTTTCAAGGTTGTAGATATTGATCATATGAGTGTTAAAGGTCTCGTTAATCTAAGCTTACAATCGTCTGGAGACTTAAATCCCGCAAAGGATAATCTAGAATTAGAAATTGCAGATTATTATGGCAATGTTGCTAATTATAAGATTGAAATTCTTAATGGTTATTTTTCAACAATAAGTGAAGATCAGTCTTTGCAACTAAATGTTGCCGTGACTAATAATAACATTCCTATCCTCTCCCCTACCCTATTTTATACTTCAAGCGATGAGTCTATTGCGGAAGTGAATCCCCAAGGGGTTATTGTTCCCAAGACAAATGGCACAGTCACCATTAGAGCAAGTTTTAAAGATGTGTCTTCTGAGATTGAGATTAGCGTAACTGAATCAACTGCTTATAGTTATACTTGTGAAATTATCGGAAGCAGCGAAATTAAAATTGGAAGAACTCAAACCTATACTGCAAAGTTTTATCGTAATGGGGTTGAATATCCTGATGAAAGTAGATTTTCATTAAGTGCTGATGATGGTGTGTCTGATACAAATTTCGCTACAATTTCAACTCAAGATAATTCTGCTCATATATGCTCGATTCTTGCAGGAGATAATATTGGTTATTTCTGGTTGCATGTAAAAAACCAAAATGGACTCTCTGAGTCAAAAATAAGAATTAAAATTAAACCGTTATATTAA